DNA from Chrysemys picta bellii isolate R12L10 chromosome 13, ASM1138683v2, whole genome shotgun sequence:
tggaattGTCCACAGTTCTACTAAACAGATACCTGCTTTTGTTTAATTTGAGAAAGAGGGAAATTTTCCTAAGACTGGAACAATTAATGGAGAATCTACTAAATACAAATTGGAAAGACTTTGTGTTACAACACCAATAGCTATGCTCGGTAGGcctagatttttatcagtaaatgtcagtaaatgtcaatttcaccattcACAAAATGGTTCtatccagttctgtgattctatgatttcaatCAATTTCTCAGAATTGATGGGAAACCCGATATTTCTGCTGGGCTCTCCTCAGGGCCTCCTTtacctctttgtttctcaggctgtaaatGAGGGGATTGATCAGGGGTGTCAAGACAGTGTAAAGGATAGAAACAAATTTGTTCAGGATTCTGAGTGCTCCGGTGTTTGGTAACATGTAGACAGTTATTAGAGTCCCATAGTAAATTGTCACAACGATAagatgggaggagcaggtggaaaaggccttttgcttGCCAGTGGTGGAAGagattctcaggatggtggagatgatataAGCATAAGATGTCAGGGTCAAAAGAAATGGTAGAATGATGTTTGTGGAAGAGAAGATGAGGGTCACCAGATTAACCAGACCAGTGTCACTGCAGGAGAGATTAATCATTTGGGTGAGATCACAGAGGAAATGATCAATTTCATTAGGGCCACAAAAGGCTAATTGTGACACCAAATATATTATCATAGCAAGAATGATGAATGAACTTAGCCAAGATCCAGCTGCTAGCTGCATACAGAACCTGACATTCATAAGTGTTGCATAGTGCAGGGGTTTGCATATCGCTAagtaccgatcataagacatcgaAGCTAGGAGATAACACTCAACAGTCAATAGGACACCAAACCAATAAAACTGAACCATGCAGCCAGTAACAGAAACAGTTCTGTCCCCAGTCAAGAAactggccagcatcctgggcaggatggtggaggtgtagcagatctccaagcaggacaaattccccaggaagaagtacatggggctgtgaaggtgctgatcagccacaactagtgCAACAATGAGTGAGTTCGCAGCCATGGTGACTATGTAGATCCCTAGAAATAGCAAGAAGAACAGAATTTGCAGTccagggagattcccaaatcccAGCAGGATGAATTCTGAGATAGACGTTTGattttccccttctcctttctCCATTCTCCATCTGATGCAACTAGTGATTGAGAAAAAAAAGTGATCAGACAAGGATCTTGCTGTACAATGCTGTGATTTCCCTCTATTTGATTTCTTATAAATTCAGTGTGCCATCTAAGGTCAAGGTTTATATTCTCTCCTAACTGAAGAACTGCTTCTCACCCAGGTATTGCATAGAGCTAAGGACAGAATTTCTCCACCAAAGAACAGCATACCTGCCAAAGGGCAGCAAAACAGTGAATTTATCACTTTCCTACACCTGTTCTCAACTTCTTTCATTCACTGATTCACAGATTTATCATCCAAAAGGTACCCTGAAATCATCTCATCAGATGTCCACTACAAAAACATGCCAAAGGATGTTCCTAGACAGACATGCACTCAACTCAATTAATTTGTGTACGgctaaaacattttttccagGAATGCAGGAGATTTATAGACATCTAAGCAGAAAGAGATACAGAGGGATGTGAAATGGGTTTGGTACAGGGACAGATAAAAAGGACAGGTACAGAGACTGTGTCAGAGGCTTGACAGAGGGATAGATATAAGGGATTAGAAGCATGAATAAAGGGTTTATTAGATAGATTGATAGACAAGGGGGTGGTAGATCTCCTTGTCCTTCATCAATCTCTCTAGAAATAAATCATGCTGAGACTCTAAAGTCCTTACTCAGGTAAAGCTCCCAATGAGTGACGACTGACCAAGAGTAGTATCCTTCAGTTTGAGGGTGAGGATTTGCCATGAGATCGGTCACACTCACCTTTAATCCTCAGCATGAAGCGGTGACCTCTCTATCGACAGTGACTGGATCTAGTCTCACAGTCAGTCTCATCCTCTCAGCTCCTGGGGTAATAGCTGCATGTTGCTGTTGGGAGGGGGTctttcccctgctgcccagcatgcCTGTCTATATGACACAAATCCATGATGTCCTCTGCTCTGGATTCTTGCATCCTTTATTGGGGAaagcagcctccctggccacctctGCTGCTGGGATCTCCCTTGGGCCCCCTGCTGGTGATCACTTAAAATTACCTTCCTAGGGAAATTAACACTGTGCCCTTTGTTAAAAGAGTAAAACCAAAGCTGATGGCTTTGGCATGTGGCAGAGATGTCCCCCTGGACATTCATTAAAGAAGGGACTCCATATCCTAGTATAGAGGATAGGTAATGTAGAGGCAGGTGGTAATGAGGAACAGACAATATTAATAGAGTcacatttaaaaatcacacttgaAGGTAATCAACTGAATATTGACACCATgtacaagtgcttatataccaaagctagaagtctaaatactaagatgggtgaaaaAGAATGCCTGGCATTGATATAATAGGAATCATGTTGTTGGTGGAAAGTTGgaggaatgaggataatcaatgggacacataGTACCAGGGTATAAAATATGTAGGAATGGCAGAGTAGGTTGCATTGGGACGGGAGTGACATTATATGTttaaagcatagagtcaaataacactgctctacagccaaaatgcttctgaaataaatgtagtcaaactttactacttctgggtcactgagaacaaaaatgatgcttaaaattgttgattggctctagttttcaagatatgctattgggtcagtatatacgacccttgacttgggaatggcagaggataagtgagttataaagggaagggatctcaatttaaaccagaaatgactaaaatacatctttgactggatctatgaataaatctatgactgggtttgaacagtacttgctttttaggcaaaacaatgaatgatgcaatctgaagctggtaatgcgtcatacatgatatgaattgcatcatgttattcctagaagtcatggatgatgcaatcataatgaagcttacatcactctgctgaacaaattgccctatatcagctctagaaatcatacagtgtcgtgctctctcatttgtcagtgtttgattttgcaaa
Protein-coding regions in this window:
- the LOC101950461 gene encoding olfactory receptor 11A1; this translates as MEKGEGENQTSISEFILLGFGNLPGLQILFFLLFLGIYIVTMAANSLIVALVVADQHLHSPMYFFLGNLSCLEICYTSTILPRMLASFLTGDRTVSVTGCMVQFYWFGVLLTVECYLLASMSYDRYLAICKPLHYATLMNVRFCMQLAAGSWLSSFIILAMIIYLVSQLAFCGPNEIDHFLCDLTQMINLSCSDTGLVNLVTLIFSSTNIILPFLLTLTSYAYIISTILRISSTTGKQKAFSTCSSHLIVVTIYYGTLITVYMLPNTGALRILNKFVSILYTVLTPLINPLIYSLRNKEVKEALRRAQQKYRVSHQF